In Saccharomyces eubayanus strain FM1318 chromosome II, whole genome shotgun sequence, the genomic stretch GCAATCTTTATATGACCTTCTGGAGTCAACAAAATATtctccaatttcaaatcacGATATATCACACCGTTGTCGTGGAAATATTTCAGAGCTAATAACACTTCGGCAGCGTAAAACTTGGCTCTTCTAACAGAAAGCCTTTGGTTTTGAACGTGCCACATCAAATCCCCACCCCCAATAAATTCCATGGCAAAATAAATACGGTTCTCGGTTTGAAAGGAACAGAATAGATTAGTCAAAAATGGATGCTTAGTCTTGGTAGCTAATAAGAACACCTTTTTTTCCGCTCTGGCACTTTCGATATCatgattttgaataatgttgtcctttttcaaaacttttatGGCACATATTCTGTCAGTATTCTTTGATTTAGACAAGATAACCTTACCAAAATTACCTTTACCTAAAACTTTTAATAATACAAAATTATCCAATGACACCTTACGGCGCTTAGcggctttctttttcagtttgCCGCCAGAGCTGGCTTGTGATTTCTGAGGAGATTGGTGATCAGTAGTTCTGGAGGCATGGGTACTTGTAGGAGCTAAAGACACAGTTTCTTGTATTACTTCTTTAGAGACATGGTCTTGTTCGATTTGAAAAGTCTCGCTATTCATATCGCGGAACGGATTTGTGTGTGAAGAATCAATTGTCAAGTCCGCATCACGAAACTCGTTTCTATCCTCCCAATCAAGTTGCTGTTTAGTTTCTAGATCTATATGATCGACTTCCGTGTCCTCTGGTATGTCCCTGTtgtctttatttatttcgCGATCCATTTCGTCACGTTGGGCCTTCCACTGTTCGAGTTCATCCCTCATTGATTCATCTTTGGATTCCCACGTTTGGCTTTGTTCGATAGACAAGTCATTGAGTTCGGTAAAACGGTTGTTCAATGTTGGATCTAAAGTTTGTTCTTGTGGTAAAAGTTCAGCGGACTGTTGGGCACCCTCTgtaaaattcaaataagCCTCGTTCTCATCAATGAATCTATTCAATTTATCATGTCCGCCTGTTTTTAATGGAATTCTTTCATCAATAATAGGTTCACGCTGCCTCGTCGGAGAGTCTCTTTCCGCTTTTTGGGGCGAAGGGGTTTTACTTTGCTTTCTTGGTTGGGGCGGTAAGGGAGCGTTTGTTCTATCTATAAATTTAGTTGGAGATCGATCACTTCCAATAGCAGTAGAAGGTGATGATCCGGTATGGGATGGAactgttttcttctttttttcttggctaCGCTTTGTGTTCtgaattgttttcaaaattttattgGCCATTTCCATGGACATACCACAGAAATCGGGAACTAGGTGAGCACATTGAGCGTGGCACATTATACCACACTCAGAACATTTGCGTACTTTATGTCTACCCCAGGGTAAAATATACCCACAGTGGCAGCACCACTTCGTACCACGATTTGAAGTTGGCACAAATCTATGTGGAATACGATGATTTAATTTTGCTTCATCTGGATCTGTATCAGTAGAAGTTTTAGCAATACACTTAGTGACAACATTGGTGTAACATTTTTTATGACATAAAAATTTACAGTCTTGGCATTGAAACCCAGTATACCGTAGAAAATCCCCGCAATATGCGCAGCACATAATGTTGTAAAAGGATTTTTGTACGAAATGATGGCCATGCTGCTCAAATATCTCCTCTTTCCTGTTGATGATAGCACCATGACGATGTAGGCCACCCACTAAgtgctttttttcaatttgagaAGACTTGTGGAACCCTAACGTTAATAATATTTGGCCAGATGGCTCTAAAACAAACCACGAGTTCGTACTAATTTGGCCAGTTAGTGCATTGTCTTCCTGTACATTTTTGGTCAAGGATGACTGAATGGCCGAGTTGGAGTTAGTGGACGTTAAAGTACTCCCCTCCTCATTAGTTAAAGATGAACTGCTGTTAATATTTGATGCGTTAACCCAGCCCTGTTGCCCATTTGTTTGTCCAGCCTTTTTCTTACGAATTTCTTCAGCGATATCTGAAAGCAGTAACCACATCACTGCGACTGGAATCAACGAATCGTTCACCTTATCATAAACGgtaatttcaatttcattccCCTTTTCAACTGAAATTTGGAAGTCTTCACTCCATCTGTCATTTCTGGAAGGCTTTGTCCTAGCCTTGATTGTATCGTCGATCTTTACAGTAACATAACTTTCCGGTTTTCTGGCAAACATAGGCGACTGTATATGATCAACGTCTCTAATTGCAGTTATCCCGATAGTCAGGACGCCTGttaattgttttcttctaaaCTTTGGCTGCTGGTTATCGATCATGTCGTTGCCTTGATGTTTAAATTGGTCAACATCAACATTAATAGCTTRatatttttttaaagttttaTTCAACATTTGGATTCTGTATTTAGACTCCATGGCACCCCCTTCTGCTGCAGAACTGCTACGCTGATCACCATCAATTTGGTACAGTTTTGTCAGCTTGGTGTTAGCCTCTTGGTATTGCTTTTCCACTTGCAGCTTGAATTCTAATTGTTGTAACATATACTGAATCTTTTGCGCTAACGAAGGACAATCATACTTCACTAAATCTAAACGAGAAAAGATATGTTCTTCCGGAGATATGGTAGCAAGGAATCCGTATTCTTtagaatttctttgatcattattttcatcGGCATTTTGACCTTGATGTTCTTGGGTAGTCTTCATTCgtaatttcttcaaattatCCTCCAAGtattcaagattttgaCGTGCCTCTCTAATATTAGTGTTACACTTTTGAATGACCATAACATTGtcagttttcttcttgaggGCGGAAGCTCCCCGAATAATATTCTCTTCGACTGCTATCTTTCTCTGGATATTTTGCTCCAGTTGTGAAAAACTCATGGCAGTTATACTTTCTTTATGTGTAGTCCGTTTTTATATTACAGTACTCAAAAACCTCTATCTGGCTTCTTTTCTagattgttttttttaatgcTTGACTCCACCTACTGGAACtatctttttattattcaatAAATAGGGATCGTCAGTAAATATCTCCTATGTAAGTGCAAACGAATAGTTCTGTGTGCGTCAGAAAGGCTCTTGTACCGGTTGCTACTCAATTCCAGTTCAGCAGAATTAAATGCTGATGCGGTCTTAGCTTTTCGAATTACGCCAAAATTTGCTGTTTCAGCCTCGATAAAGGTAGATCAAGTATATTATCCCATGCTTGTCAACTCTTTTCGTCGATTTTTTTCGCCTTTAATACTATGCGGGCTGGGTAATAAAAACACAACCATGTCTCACTAATAATATACTATCCTATTTATTAGGTTGCAAGATTATACATTGAAAGGGGTGGGGGGGAAGAGGGTCAAGAGAGCTTACTTATTGTATGGTGCTACTTGTTGCACTGACAAGTGCAACCTGGGGTGGGACAGACATTGTGTCTGTCAAACCATTCTTCAGCGTGACCCGCATGCATACCATGATTGCAACttaaacaaaaactaaACCATTCGTTcagtttcaatttcctgCTCACTAGTTCCCGGTTAGCATCATCTTGGAAGTCTTCCGGCCGTATTTTGTCCCGCTGTTGTGTCCCGTTGATGACGAAGGGTAGGTTTGACGTTCCCAAAGGCATGAGACAAATAGCACATCTTGGGAAGGGAGATCCACAGTGTGGACAAGAGTATTTATGTCTTGGTTTTTCATCGACCGTTGGCGTTTCGGAGTTACCAgtattgaattttttgtaatCACTATTAGTTCTTCTATAGGTTTCTCCATTTTTATAGTTCCCACCACCAGTCGATGTCGCACTGGAAGGCGGTGATGCACGAGGAGTGTTAATGTTTTGCTTACAGTTTTGGcactgtatatatatttgacGAGGCTTTATATCGGCAGTCAACACCCCAGTTTTTGTTCTCGATAGCTTTGATCTTAAAACATCAAACCTGGCGCGCATAGAGAAGAATTCCCATGATTTGAGCATATCTCTATAAGTTTGTATCCATTCATCCACCCGCTGATCACGGAAATACCGTGGAGAGCCAAAAATCGATATTAGTGCAGCGCTCTGGACGTCACTTGTTTTATTAACATAAGACTGAAGCAGATCGATACCGTTTGGAGTTATCCCTGTAAGAATTAAACCTTCTAATTCACCGTTTTCAATCACCGTGGATGACgttctttccaagaaagTTGTCAAATCTGcatcattcaaaaatcttaGAGCCACACCTAGTCGTTCCCTCAGAGATATAGCAGGTTCATAAAGAATATCCCACCAGTCGTTGTCTGCAATAAATGCAAAAATGACCCTCAAATAAGGATCGTCCAATTCAGAGGACATTTTTCTGCACTGCTGCCTCCATGCGTTATTGCCTGGTTGGTCCTTATATGCCAAATAGCCTGCAATAGCGGTGGCAATTAACCTCAATCTTTCCTTCTTTGCGGATCCTAATATCTCCACAGCCTTTGGAATATCTCCAAAAAATACCGCCCATGCGGCAGCCTTTTCATAATGgccatttttcattattatgTTATATTTGTCTTCGTAATCGGACCTGGAAAGATCCCATCCTGAGATTATCAGACAAAGTCTCCTCTGTACATATTTCGGTGAATCGGCAACGTTGGCAATAGGAGTGTTGCGGTCTCTATTCTTCCTTCTTAacttgatgattttttccatttctttattgagCTGTTTGTCAGAGAGAATAGTCTCTTGCCTATATCTGTCTTGATTCGATATTCCGTTAATACCATTCCAAATACCAATTACCCCCTCATATCCTAAATCAAGATCACCAGAAACCATTGTACCATCATCTACAGAGGCTTTCGCGATTGCAATCCATCTCCATGTATTCCTTATATAGGCGTTATTTTGTAGATTTTTAGAAGAGTCGATCATTTCGACCGTATTCATTGGGTCTAAACCGTATCCCAATGACGCTCTTGTTCTCATTATTACACTTATGTCCTTTTCTAACAATTTTTCAGGCTTCCAGAATAGTTCAAACCCACGCTTACTACCAAGGAcgtcattttcttcttcattttcttcttcgctCAACTCAGAATATTCAATCTCGTTATTTTGTTCATCATGTTCAGATGGAAAATAATCGTCACTAACGTctaaatcttcaaaagacaaattttttaagaCGGTTTTCACATTTTCTAGATTGGATTTTTCGTGCTCATTGGTGACTCtaatttcttctatttcaGAGTTCTCGAAATTTGATAATAAGAGAGAGTTTCTATTATTTAGAATAGCCTTGGAGCTTATTTCTGCTATAGGCATTCTGTATATTGTGCCAGATTGTCTCATACAGATTAAACTTGTGCCACAATTACCTTTTGGAATAAAATCGAAAGTGGCGACCCTATCGTACATTGTGTTCGTATCGTGCACCGAGGAAACAAATATATTCTCAACATTTTCCTCCTGGCGACCATTAGCCTCAGTATCGTTATTTTCAAGGGCATAATAGCCTAACCTCCATCTCTTTATGGTATCACCTCTATGCAGAGTTGCAAATTCATTATTTCTAATGCATGACCACCTAAAGCAAGAATTcatgtattttcttgaagctGCGCCAGATCCAAccagtttttcaaatgtcAATAAAGGCGATGCAACATTCAAGTCACCGAGTGTAATCTGGTCAGACAACTTTCTTCTATCCCAAATAGCTAGGGTCCCATCATCTCCGTAAGTACTGAATTGCCAATCATTGAATGGGTTCAATTTGATATCATACGTCAATCGAGTGGGATGTTGATAAATCGGACTGGGAGATCGAACATCAATCTCCTTTAAAAACTTTGTACTTGAAGCCAATATGCTTGTATCATTGAGGAATTTTAGAGATACTATGCTTTCGTTTGTACAGTAACTAAACATTGGGTTGATCGTTTCTTGCGAGTCATCATGGTAATTCATGTCCCAAATCTGTAAAGATGAATCATGCTTATTTCGATCAAGCCCCATGGCTATAAGCCCGTTTGTATTTATACCCAGTGAATTTATACACCGTTGCTTTTTGGCTCGCACACGTATGTCATAGTTGGTTTCCGATTCCGTATATCCTATGGTGTCTTTTGCATTTGAAATGGAGCCAACGGAGTTTTCTGCCTGCATTGATTTGCTAACGCCTGCATTTGCTGTAAAACCATCATTATTGGCGTTTGAGCTCGTTAGCACTTGATTTGTCAAAGACGAGAAATTTGATCCGGAAATGTTAAAAATTCTCAAATATCCATTCTTTTCACCAACCCCAATCATACCGATTTCTGACTCTGAATAGTCCAAGCAAGTAATACTACCGAAATCTTTGACGGTGCGTAACTTCATAATAGACTCATCAGATTCATTTTCCGGATCGACTTTATAAAGGGACACTTCATCTCTTGTAGGGTTTACAGAAAGATAATCAATCAGATTATCGTACGACCAATGGGTCACCTTCTTGATGAGGCCCATGTTCTATGGTTCTGTACCTTCATGTCATAGGATTTGCGACTAAGTATGACTTGCGCCATAACTAAAGCCTTATACTATCTTGAAATTTACTATTGCCGTCATGTATGACATATAAAGTAATATATGCGGTTCAAGTTGTCACCTCCATATTATCGGCTATACTATATGATATATGTGTTACAAACCAACGATATTAAGCAGTTTCTAGTGGTGGTATACATTATATACTCTTTTGCCTACAAGCACAATTAAAGCGCATCACATCCAACCGTAAATAATATCAAGATAGACATATGTCCTCGTATACGCTCAAGCGAATTTCATTTCGAATCAAAATAAGTACTAAAGGATTATTAGAAGAGAAACAATAAACTGCTAAATGACAGCGCATACTAAATTCTGttttgttatatatatatttttaattgtttaatttttattaCCTCCTCCAATAAACCTTACGGTGAGACTActtccaaaatatctttaCAACTTCAAAACTTACGATTTATATGATTACATTACTTCCTTTACAACTACGAAAATGACTGAGGCTATATCGATCGAAACAAAAACAGCTATTAAAATCTGTGGTTGCGTTGCTCGCGTTGCGTTTGTAttacttttcttgtttttgttaAGACTTTTCATCACTGGTACGTCCATATGCTATCGTGACCCAAATTCTAGAAGGTAATCTGCAGGGTTAGAATTGTCATCTCCAAACATTAATTTTGCGTTATCCTCGGCCTCGATCAAATCCCCGGataaaaattcttttaaaTCATCATGAATATTTGCGTGTGGCTGTGCTTCCATAGTATTATTGTGGTTTTTCGTTGAATCATATATTGATGGCCCCCAATTGTGAAATTCAGTCTTGATATCCCGttcatttgaagatgagTCCGGAACGGATCTGATATCTATAATTCTTTCCTCgtttttttggttattaATTGGTCTAGCGTTTGCATGATGGTCATTGGCAAAAGGAGATACAGTGGCgactgaaatttttttatgttcTAATTCTTTTATCTTGTTTAGTaaagctttctttttcctcgATTGTATTTCTAAGATTTCTGCCAAGTACTGTAAATATTCAACTGTTCTATCCAATATGATACCCTTATTCGGCTTAACTTGTTTACCTAAGTCATCATAATTCAATAGAGAGGGCGGAACCAACTGACCAAgctcttttattttttgctttatcagctctcttcttcttctttccacAGCGTTATGAAATTCTCTTTTCCGTCTCAACTTTTCGTCTGAGGTTAATCCGGCCAGGACCTT encodes the following:
- the SEA4 gene encoding Sea4p, with the translated sequence MGLIKKVTHWSYDNLIDYLSVNPTRDEVSLYKVDPENESDESIMKLRTVKDFGSITCLDYSESEIGMIGVGEKNGYLRIFNISGSNFSSLTNQVLTSSNANNDGFTANAGVSKSMQAENSVGSISNAKDTIGYTESETNYDIRVRAKKQRCINSLGINTNGLIAMGLDRNKHDSSLQIWDMNYHDDSQETINPMFSYCTNESIVSLKFLNDTSILASSTKFLKEIDVRSPSPIYQHPTRLTYDIKLNPFNDWQFSTYGDDGTLAIWDRRKLSDQITLGDLNVASPLLTFEKLVGSGAASRKYMNSCFRWSCIRNNEFATLHRGDTIKRWRLGYYALENNDTEANGRQEENVENIFVSSVHDTNTMYDRVATFDFIPKGNCGTSLICMRQSGTIYRMPIAEISSKAILNNRNSLLLSNFENSEIEEIRVTNEHEKSNLENVKTVLKNLSFEDLDVSDDYFPSEHDEQNNEIEYSELSEEENEEENDVLGSKRGFELFWKPEKLLEKDISVIMRTRASLGYGLDPMNTVEMIDSSKNLQNNAYIRNTWRWIAIAKASVDDGTMVSGDLDLGYEGVIGIWNGINGISNQDRYRQETILSDKQLNKEMEKIIKLRRKNRDRNTPIANVADSPKYVQRRLCLIISGWDLSRSDYEDKYNIIMKNGHYEKAAAWAVFFGDIPKAVEILGSAKKERLRLIATAIAGYLAYKDQPGNNAWRQQCRKMSSELDDPYLRVIFAFIADNDWWDILYEPAISLRERLGVALRFLNDADLTTFLERTSSTVIENGELEGLILTGITPNGIDLLQSYVNKTSDVQSAALISIFGSPRYFRDQRVDEWIQTYRDMLKSWEFFSMRARFDVLRSKLSRTKTGVLTADIKPRQIYIQCQNCKQNINTPRASPPSSATSTGGGNYKNGETYRRTNSDYKKFNTGNSETPTVDEKPRHKYSCPHCGSPFPRCAICLMPLGTSNLPFVINGTQQRDKIRPEDFQDDANRELVSRKLKLNEWFSFCLSCNHGMHAGHAEEWFDRHNVCPTPGCTCQCNK
- the PKC1 gene encoding protein kinase C, with protein sequence MSFSQLEQNIQRKIAVEENIIRGASALKKKTDNVMVIQKCNTNIREARQNLEYLEDNLKKLRMKTTQEHQGQNADENNDQRNSKEYGFLATISPEEHIFSRLDLVKYDCPSLAQKIQYMLQQLEFKLQVEKQYQEANTKLTKLYQIDGDQRSSSAAEGGAMESKYRIQMLNKTLKKYXAINVDVDQFKHQGNDMIDNQQPKFRRKQLTGVLTIGITAIRDVDHIQSPMFARKPESYVTVKIDDTIKARTKPSRNDRWSEDFQISVEKGNEIEITVYDKVNDSLIPVAVMWLLLSDIAEEIRKKKAGQTNGQQGWVNASNINSSSSLTNEEGSTLTSTNSNSAIQSSLTKNVQEDNALTGQISTNSWFVLEPSGQILLTLGFHKSSQIEKKHLVGGLHRHGAIINRKEEIFEQHGHHFVQKSFYNIMCCAYCGDFLRYTGFQCQDCKFLCHKKCYTNVVTKCIAKTSTDTDPDEAKLNHRIPHRFVPTSNRGTKWCCHCGYILPWGRHKVRKCSECGIMCHAQCAHLVPDFCGMSMEMANKILKTIQNTKRSQEKKKKTVPSHTGSSPSTAIGSDRSPTKFIDRTNAPLPPQPRKQSKTPSPQKAERDSPTRQREPIIDERIPLKTGGHDKLNRFIDENEAYLNFTEGAQQSAELLPQEQTLDPTLNNRFTELNDLSIEQSQTWESKDESMRDELEQWKAQRDEMDREINKDNRDIPEDTEVDHIDLETKQQLDWEDRNEFRDADLTIDSSHTNPFRDMNSETFQIEQDHVSKEVIQETVSLAPTSTHASRTTDHQSPQKSQASSGGKLKKKAAKRRKVSLDNFVLLKVLGKGNFGKVILSKSKNTDRICAIKVLKKDNIIQNHDIESARAEKKVFLLATKTKHPFLTNLFCSFQTENRIYFAMEFIGGGDLMWHVQNQRLSVRRAKFYAAEVLLALKYFHDNGVIYRDLKLENILLTPEGHIKIADYGLCKDEMWYGNKTSTFCGTPEFMAPEILKEQEYTKAVDWWAFGVLLYQMLLCQSPFSGDDEDEVFNAILTDEPLYPIDMAGEIVQIFQGLLTKDPEKRLGAGPRDAAEVMEEPFFRNINFEDILNLRVKPPYIPEIKSPEDTSYFEQEFTSAPPTLTPLPSVLTTGQQEEFRGFSFMPDDLDL